From a single Ignavibacteria bacterium genomic region:
- a CDS encoding RNA polymerase sigma factor, whose product MDSTLDFTICYNRYKKKLFNFVLRMTGDRMTSEDIVQTVFLRFFRNMGNIRNSSSVVFWLYKSARNEIYTHFRTKKRFSEKHVSDDVSELNLKSGGNAETEFIKNELREALMTQINLLPDDQKEVFLLKEYSDLSYEEIASICEIDTTLVKSRLYSARQKLIKKIQPDLN is encoded by the coding sequence ATGGACAGCACACTCGACTTCACAATCTGTTATAACAGATATAAAAAGAAACTTTTCAATTTTGTTCTCCGCATGACCGGCGACCGGATGACATCGGAGGATATTGTTCAAACTGTTTTTCTCCGTTTCTTTCGAAACATGGGAAACATCAGGAACAGTTCGAGTGTTGTTTTTTGGCTTTACAAATCTGCAAGAAATGAGATATACACCCATTTCAGGACAAAAAAGAGATTTTCAGAGAAACATGTTTCTGACGATGTTTCTGAATTAAATCTGAAATCGGGTGGAAATGCAGAGACTGAATTCATAAAAAATGAACTGAGGGAAGCTTTGATGACGCAGATAAATCTACTCCCCGATGACCAAAAGGAAGTATTTCTGTTAAAAGAGTACAGCGATCTCTCTTATGAGGAAATTGCTTCGATCTGCGAAATTGATACTACTCTCGTAAAAAGCAGATTGTATTCTGCGAGACAAAAACTGATAAAAAAAATTCAACCTG
- a CDS encoding AraC family transcriptional regulator: MKLKYIIFLLVLITPLYSQTVSDADSLLRLVKETSDDKLLDKYEEQLIGLLYSSEFTAAESLSKKLVAEAQKTGNTRFEAKALVHSYRFNSFDVKIKMLNRAEMLARSIDDNPLLAHVYMFKAISFRDNSMADSAMAYALAAKDIYENEGKTSDLMANLQLIADMHYYSGELEEAEKLYNQIMEETPDIKGSFNYRIIQNNLGLVKMRQGKYREALQYFENSINQLKNIKAVYSDSAGLAYIYRKMTETSILMGDFASAEKFFETGTAFAERFKQESDLTGYYISKALILNHRNNYDSSLVYLKKAEELERKYPDLKFKIDLYRAFYETYSAQGNFKEANSYLLLYSKTNKTADSLYNRAKLMHLYAQHNYNSAIKQIEGFRREKMLYLSLIAVMLASIFVVLFYFRRLRESNKRLVEKNLQLAFADVPELLLREHTILENEPTDFGLEPDKRTKDVDESTIDKIVADLDMLITGEKVYLNPDLTVSDLAEKLNTNRTYLSKAIQKRFNKNYLDFINSYRIAEAIKILASDSGRNLSIDGIAGMSGFNNRVTFSKVFKDATGMSPSAFLKNM, from the coding sequence ATGAAATTGAAATACATCATCTTCCTCCTGGTTTTGATTACACCCCTGTATTCGCAGACAGTATCTGATGCCGACAGTCTGTTGCGGTTGGTCAAGGAAACTTCTGACGATAAGTTATTGGATAAATATGAAGAGCAGCTCATAGGTCTGCTATATTCTTCCGAGTTCACAGCAGCCGAGAGTTTGAGTAAAAAACTTGTGGCTGAAGCCCAAAAAACCGGAAATACCCGGTTTGAAGCAAAGGCACTTGTCCATTCCTACAGATTCAACAGTTTTGATGTGAAAATAAAAATGTTGAACCGGGCAGAGATGCTTGCAAGGTCGATCGATGACAACCCCCTCCTGGCACATGTTTACATGTTTAAGGCGATCTCCTTTCGGGACAACTCGATGGCAGATTCAGCAATGGCTTATGCACTTGCGGCAAAAGATATCTATGAAAATGAGGGTAAAACGAGTGATCTGATGGCAAATCTCCAGTTAATTGCTGACATGCACTACTATTCGGGAGAGCTTGAGGAAGCTGAGAAACTTTACAATCAGATAATGGAGGAGACTCCCGATATAAAAGGGAGTTTTAACTACAGAATAATTCAGAACAATCTTGGTTTGGTGAAGATGAGGCAGGGGAAATACAGGGAAGCACTTCAATATTTTGAAAATTCCATCAATCAGCTTAAAAATATAAAAGCCGTTTATTCAGATTCTGCAGGACTTGCTTACATCTACCGGAAAATGACTGAAACATCAATCCTGATGGGTGATTTTGCTTCGGCTGAGAAGTTTTTCGAGACAGGTACTGCCTTCGCGGAACGGTTTAAGCAGGAAAGTGACCTTACTGGATATTATATCAGCAAGGCACTGATTCTGAATCATCGAAATAACTACGACTCATCTTTGGTTTACCTGAAAAAAGCCGAAGAACTCGAAAGAAAATACCCCGACCTGAAGTTTAAAATCGACCTCTATAGAGCGTTTTATGAAACTTACTCGGCTCAAGGGAATTTTAAGGAAGCAAATTCATACCTGTTACTTTACAGTAAAACAAACAAAACTGCCGACTCCCTCTACAACCGCGCCAAACTAATGCACCTTTACGCGCAGCACAACTACAATTCTGCAATTAAACAGATTGAGGGATTCAGACGGGAAAAGATGCTCTATCTGTCGCTGATCGCTGTGATGCTGGCTTCCATTTTTGTCGTCCTGTTCTATTTCAGAAGATTGCGTGAGTCAAACAAACGGCTCGTGGAAAAGAATCTTCAACTCGCATTTGCAGATGTGCCGGAATTGCTGCTTCGTGAACATACAATTTTAGAAAATGAACCAACTGATTTTGGACTTGAGCCTGACAAAAGAACCAAAGATGTCGATGAGTCGACTATTGATAAGATTGTTGCTGATCTTGACATGCTGATAACCGGTGAAAAGGTGTATCTAAATCCTGACCTTACAGTCTCTGATCTGGCAGAAAAATTAAATACCAACAGAACCTACCTCTCCAAAGCAATCCAGAAAAGGTTTAACAAAAACTACCTCGATTTCATCAACAGTTACAGGATTGCAGAAGCCATCAAAATACTTGCCTCCGATTCGGGTAGAAATCTAAGCATCGACGGAATCGCCGGCATGAGCGGATTCAACAACCGGGTAACCTTCTCAAAAGTCTTCAAAGACGCCACCGGAATGTCACCATCGGCATTTCTGAAAAACATGTAA